A genome region from Hevea brasiliensis isolate MT/VB/25A 57/8 chromosome 7, ASM3005281v1, whole genome shotgun sequence includes the following:
- the LOC110671011 gene encoding uncharacterized protein LOC110671011, with amino-acid sequence MSSKYPTVDNRPIEQWKVTELKEELKRRKLTTKGLKDDLIKRLGEALLIERENDAKDVDADIDLDKQPVDGTKNSEAVPVVSDAAKVDMNVVGEKTENVGDIKVQVDINDGAEATGQEPSEGIIIGGVDSSTVEGEHIVPAAALEISTTVSESVASEVTLGGQDAQNSEAHELNRDSKLMLDNKDTKPQLDLQDSKSQLDNDESKPQLENESLRPPHDDATLDSSAPNNQVSEVSRNLGFQVKSDSISTDSVSINEKIELKDNIIADNVKLELDVVKPEMVEPSSNNVIPVGGESHPMDVEEPQEKKASVEEKDDSNSTNPDMSKKNDIIDVGYSEKLNLDRSSGDDSMEEDVVESKQIDSNYNSDDVGDKSEKSGIHVVNEENTVDVVGSNLSLDQKKMNVENKTLPAVPAEKRKLNDQDAVESAEPLKRQRRWKCESLKMPEHQSSNVAPATTPKDASQPTLSRRNFSRSDSSVSVEDAPRKRVVPPSQRPHTNSLRIDNFVRPFTLKAVQELLGKTGKVTSFWMDQIKTHCYVSYSSVEEAIETRNAVYNLQWPSNGGRLLAAEFVDPKEVKLKVEAPPAAPVTPGATAAPPLPEPSPRPQVSRQHLPPPPPLPSPPPLSNPPLAKERLAHPLPPLPEKHDPPIVTLDDLFRKTRATPRIYYLPLSEKQVAAKLAEWGKNAKQ; translated from the exons ATGTCGTCGAAATACCCAACTGTTGACaatcgaccaatagaacagtggaaGGTTACAGAGTTAAAGGAAGAACTTAAGAGGCGGAAATTGACAACAAAAGGATTGAAGGATGATTTAATAAAACGTTTAGGTGAAGCACTTCTCATTGAGAGGGAAAATGATGCAAAAGATGTGGATGCTGATATTGATTTGGATAAACAGCCTGTAGATGGGACAAAAAATTCTGAGGCAGTGCCAGTTGTTTCTGATGCAGCTAAAGTTGACATGAATGTTGTTGGTGAAAAAACTGAGAATGTGGGTGATATTAAGGTTCAGGTTGACATCAATGATGGTGCTGAAGCCACAGGTCAAGAACCTAGTGAAGGTATCATAATAGGAGGTGTTGATTCTTCTACAGTTGAAGGGGAGCACATTGTTCCTGCAGCTGCTCTGGAGATCAGCACTACAGTTTCTGAGAGTGTGGCATCTGAAGTAACATTGGGTGGGCAAGATGCACAAAATTCTGAAGCACATGAATTGAATAGAGATTCTAAGCTCATGCTGGACAATAAGGATACGAAGCCTCAGCTGGACCTTCAGGATTCGAAATCCCAGCTGGACAATGATGAATCAAAGCCCCAGCTGGAGAATGAGAGTTTGAGGCCTCCACACGACGATGCCACACTGGACTCTTCTGCTCCAAACAACCAGGTATCTGAGGTCAGCCGTAATTTAGGGTTTCAAGTAAAATCTGATTCTATTTCTACTGATTCTGTGTCAATTAATGAAAAGATTGAACTAAAGGATAATATAATTGCTGATAATGTCAAATTAGAACTAGATGTTGTTAAGCCAGAGATGGTGGAACCATCATCCAATAATGTCATCCCAGTTGGTGGCGAATCACATCCAATGGATGTTGAGGAGCCACAAGAGAAGAAGGCATCTGTTGAAGAGAAAGATGACAGCAATTCTACAAATCCAGATATGAGCAAGAAAAATGATATTATAGATGTGGGTTACTCGGAAAAATTAAATTTAGACAGAAGTTCTGGTGATGATTCTATGGAGGAAGACGTTGTGGAGAGTAAGCAAATTGATTCAAATTATAACTCCGATGATGTGGGAGACAAAAGTGAGAAAAGTGGAATCCATGTTGTGAATGAGGAAAATACTGTTGATGTCGTGGGGAGCAACTTGTCTTTAGACCAAAAGAAAATGAATGTTGAGAATAAAACTCTTCCTGCTGTGCCTGCTGAGAAAAGAAAGCTTAATG ATCAAGATGCTGTTGAAAGTGCCGAGCCTTTAAAGAGGCAACGCAGATGGAAATGTGAAAGCCTCAAGATGCCTGAACATCAAAGCTCTAATGTAGCACCTGCCACTACGCCTAAGGATGCATCTCAGCCTACTCTTTCTAGACGCAACTTCTCACGATCTGACTCCTCCGTTAGTGTTGAGGATGCACCAAGAAAACGTGTTG TTCCACCATCACAAAGACCTCACACTAATTCCCTCAGAATTGATAATTTTGTGCGACCTTTTACCCTGAAAGCCGTCCAAGAACTTCTAGGCAAAACTGGGAAGGTCACCAGTTTCTGGATGGACCAAATCAAAACCCATTGCTATGTTAGT TACTCATCTGTTGAAGAAGCTATAGAGACGAGAAATGCTGTGTATAACCTGCAATGGCCTTCAAATGGTGGGCGTCTTTTGGCAGCTGAGTTTGTTGACCCGAAGGAAGTAAAACTAAAAGTGGAGGCTCCTCCAGCTGCCCCCGTCACTCCTGGTGCTACTGCTGCTCCACCTTTGCCGGAGCCCTCTCCCCGTCCGCAAGTTTCTCGGCAACATCTTCCGCCCCCACCTCCCCTTCCATCTCCACCACCTCTGTCTAACCCGCCTCTGGCTAAGGAACGGCTTGCTCATCCACTGCCACCACTTCCAGAGAAACATGACCCTCCAATTGTTACTCTGGATGATCTCTTTAGGAAAACCAGAGCAACTCCTCGGATCTATTATCTTCCATTGTCAGAAAAACAAGTGGCAGCAAAACTTGCTGAATGGGGCAAAAATGCCAAGCAATAG
- the LOC110671038 gene encoding inactive protein RESTRICTED TEV MOVEMENT 2: MATRTRTGGSTAIQYEDFQPKSELKEEGGANILVVHLPGFQKEQINISYVHSSRLIRVIGERLIVGNKWSRFNQAFSVPQNCDVQKIQAKFQNGVLTITMPKLQPSIPDNLTSTSVAVEEGKEKTVAPQIPQQAKTYVATQKQSDGKQVEGAPSPGEALKDPKSQTQVEATSNVASITDDTMKTKDKKGAKVGEEKTIEKKEKGELYDKASESNQEETSKRIKESLLADQSEERTKKRKEVMVTRPDERTRSGKFGGGEEKPKEDFFTDKVKNVAAAAKKNVMELSEERQLLVNIGVAVLVIVALGAYISYSYRSSGKSMD; this comes from the exons ATGGCAACAAGGACACGCACAGGAGGATCAACTGCTATCCAATATGAAGATTTTCAGCCCAAGTCTGAATTGAAGGAAGAAGGAGGAGCTAACATATTAGTTGTACATCTTCCTG GTTTTCAAAAGGAGCAAATCAATATCAGTTATGTGCATTCATCCCGTTTGATTAGAGTTATTGGAGAGCGACTGATCGTTGGTAACAAATGGAGCAGGTTCAACCAAGCATTTTCGGTTCCTCAAAACTGTGATGTGCAGAAAATTCAGGCCAAATTTCAAAATGGAGTTCTTACCATTACAATGCCAAAACTCCAACCTTCAATCCCTGATAATCTTACTTCGACGAGTGTTGCAGTTGAAGAAGGAAAGGAGAAGACAGTGGCTCCTCAAATTCCTCAGCAAGCCAAAACATATGTTGCGACCCAAAAACAATCAGATGGAAAGCAAGTAGAAGGAGCCCCTAGCCCCGGAGAAGCCTTGAAAGATCCAAAGTCTCAAACTCAGGTTGAAGCCACCTCAAATGTTGCTTCAATAACTGATGATACCATGAAGACAAAAGATAAAAAGGGTGCTAAAGTTGGTGAAGAAAAGAccattgaaaagaaagaaaagggggAACTATATGACAAGGCAAGCGAATCCAACCAAGAGGAAACTAGCAAGAGAATAAAAGAATCCTTGTTAGCTGATCAAAGTGAAGAACGtaccaagaaaagaaaagaagtgatGGTGACAAGGCCTGATGAAAGAACTAGAAGTGGTAAATTTGGTGGAGGTGAAGAGAAGCCAAAGGAAGATTTCTTTACTGACAAAGTGAAGAATGTGGCAGCTGCTGCAAAGAAGAATGTGATGGAGCTGAGCGAAGAGAGGCAATTGCTGGTGAATATAGGTGTGGCAGTTCTAGTAATTGTAGCACTTGGGGCTTACATCTCTTATAGTTATCGATCATCTGGGAAGTCCATGGACTAG
- the LOC110671042 gene encoding uncharacterized protein LOC110671042, producing the protein MAHLLKIIGKGIGVCKKVMNDSISEMRKQEDEATNRITNSQSRRVSLPISITSFPSLNITEPSILTALKKRRVNDSPLCRAFDLQTRAQLDVEIARIFYTGGLPFDFARNPYYVSSYSFATNHALGDYVPPGYNKLRTTLLQQEKANIERLLEPIKSTWLEKGISIVSNGWSDPQRRPLINFMVVSESGPMFIKSIDCSGEVKDKQFIANLLKEVIDEVGHQKVVQVITDNASNYKGAGEIIEGMFPCIYWTPYVVHTLNLALKNICAAKHLETNQETYDVCHWITEIHGDALQIKNFIMNHSTRLAIYNRFSPLKLLSVADTRFASIVVILKRFKLIRRALEAMVMSDQWAQYREDDQGKARFVRDKVVDEDWWEKVKQVIFDHEGKQADGFSPFYYAVHQILVDRWAKSNIPLYYFIVKNGFKREKVECLLIWMENGPFADSDSIGSMYVTDPRKWWACFGSNAHLLQMLDFKRTWFLSIIIVVFCRETPPNIMMKLWDVGGDQFGSMEDVGVLEFVNLSLDELELKYVLFDDNATTGMKKEKDSEVEEML; encoded by the exons ATGGCTCATTTATTGAAAATCATTGGAAAAGGGATTGGTGTGTGTAAAAAAGTGATGAATGATAGTATTTCTGAAATGAGGAAACAGGAGGATGAGGCAACAAACAGAATTACCAATTCACAATCTAGGCGAGTTTCTTTGCCTATTAGTATAACTTCTTTTCCTTCATTGAATATAACTGAACCAAGTATTTTAACAGCtttgaagaaaagaagagttAATGATTCTCCTCTTTGTAGAGCTTTTGACTTGCAAACTAGAGCTCAATTAGATGTAGAGATTGCTAGAATATTCTACACTGGGGGTTTACCTTTTGATTTTGCTAGAAATCCTTATTATGTGAGTTCTTATTCTTTTGCTACTAATCATGCTTTGGGTGATTATGTGCCGCCTGGTTATAACAAATTGAGAACCACATTACTTCAGCAAGAAAAAGCAAATATAGAGAGGTTGCTTGAACCAATTAAAAGCACTTGGTTAGAAAAGGGTATTAGTATTGTGAGTAATGGATGGAGTGATCCCCAGAGGAggcctttgattaattttatggtTGTTTCTGAGTCTGGCCCCATGTTTATCAAATCTATAGATTGTTCTGGTGAAGTGAAAGATAAGCAATTTATTGCTAATTTGCTAAAAGAAGTAATTGATGAGGTGGGTCATCAAAAAGTGGTACAAGTCATTACTGATAATGCTTCAAATTATAAAGGTGCTGGAGAAATCATTGAGGGAATGTTTCCATGTATTTATTGGACTCCTTATGTTGTGCACACTCTTAATCTTGCTTTGAAGAATATATGTGCAGCAAAACATTTGGAAACTAATCAAGAAACTTATGATGTGTGTCACTGGATCACTGAAATCCATGGGGATGCTTTGCAAATCAAGAATTTTATAATGAATCATTCCACAAGGCTTGCAATTTATAATCGATTTAGCCCTTTGAAATTGCTTTCAGTTGCTGACACTCGCTTTGCTTCTATTGTTGTGATACTTAAAAGATTTAAACTTATTAGGCGTGCTTTAGAAGCAATGGTTATGAGTGATCAATGGGCACAATACCGAGAAGATGACCAAGGCAAAGCTAGATTTGTTCGTGATAAAGTGGTAGATGAGGATTGGTGGGAAAAG GTGAAGCAAGTTATTTTTGATCATGAAGGAAAGCAAGCAGATGGGTTTTCTCCTTTCTATTATGCGGTTCATCAAATTCTTGTTGATCGTTGGGCAAAGAGCAACATTCCCCTTTATT atTTTATAGTGAAAAATGGCTTCAAGAGGGAGAAGGTAGAGTGTCTCCTCATATGGATGGAGAA tgGACCTTTTGCTGATTCTGATTCTATTGGAAGTATGTATGTTACAGATCCTAGGAAATGGTGGGCATGTTTTGGTTCTAATGCACATTTACTTCAAATGTTGGATTTTAAA AGGACTTGGTTTTTATCCATAATAATCGTCGTCTTCTGTCGAGAAACTCCTCCCAATATTATGATGAAATTGTGGGATGTTGGTGGTGATCAATTTGGGAGTATGGAAGATGTGGGAGTTCTTGAATTTGTCAACCTTTCATTGGATGAACTAGAGTTAAAGTATGTTTTATTTGATGACAATGCAACTACAGGCATGAAGAAGGAGAAAGACAGTGAAGTTGAGGAAATGTTATAA
- the LOC131181423 gene encoding uncharacterized protein LOC131181423: MQRLLEYSTLGGLPFNFARNPYYVSSYSFTANHALGGYVPSGYNKLRTTLLQQEKANIERLLEPIKSTWLEKGVSIVSDGWSDPQRRPLINFMVIYESGSMFIKSVDCSDEVKDKQFIANLLKKVIDEVGHQKVVQVITNNASNCKGAGEIIEEMFPHIYWTPCVVHTLNLALKNICAAKNLETNQETYDVCHWSTEIHGDALQIKNFIMNHSTRLAIYNRFSPLKLLSVADTRFASIVVMLKRFKLIRRALEAMVMSDQWAQYREDDQDKARFVHDKVIDEDWWEKVDYIFAFTGPIYDMIRVCDTDKPCLHLVYELWDSMIEKVKQVIFDHEGKQADGFSPFYYVVHQILVDRWAKSNTPLHYFIVKNGFKREKVECLLIWMEKYQLKELNVLGGFFSNEDERIRANDQFANFSLKSEPFADPDSIKSMYVTDPRKWWACFGSNAHLLQMLAFKKDKLTLKCVEDLVFIYNNRRLLSINSSQYYDEKIKLWDVGGDQFRSMEDVGVLEFVNLSLDEPELESVLFDDNATTCMMKEKDSEVEEMS; encoded by the exons ATGCAGAGATTGCTAGAATATTCTACACTGGGGGGTCTACCTTTTAATTTTGCTAGAAATCCTTATTATGTGAGTTCTTATTCTTTTACTGCTAATCATGCTTTGGGTGGTTATGTGCCTTCTGGTTATAACAAATTGAGAACCACATTACTTCAGCAAGAAAAAGCAAATATAGAGAGGTTGCTTGAGCCAATTAAAAGCACTTGGTTAGAAAAGGGTGTTAGTATTGTGAGTGATGGATGGAGTGATCCCCAGAGGAggcctttgattaattttatggtTATTTATGAGTCTGGCTCCATGTTTATCAAATCTGTAGATTGTTCTGATGAAGTGAAAGATAAGCAATTTATTGCTAATTTGCTAAAAAAAGTAATTGATGAGGTGGGTCATCAAAAAGTGGTACAAGTCATTACTAATAATGCTTCAAATTGTAAAGGTGCTGGAGAAATTATTGAGGAAATGTTTCCACATATTTATTGGACTCCTTGTGTTGTGCACACTCTTAATCTTGCTTTGAAGAATATATGTGCAGCAAAAAATTTAGAAACTAATCAAGAAACTTATGATGTGTGTCACTGGAGCACTGAAATCCATGGGGATGCTTTGCAAATCAAGAATTTTATAATGAATCATTCCACGAGGCTTGCAATTTATAATCGATTTAGCCCTTTGAAATTGCTTTCAGTTGCTGACACTCGTTTTGCTTCTATTGTTGTGATGCTTAAAAGATTTAAACTTATTAGGCGTGCTTTAGAAGCAATGGTTATGAGTGATCAATGGGCACAATACCGAGAAGATGACCAAGACAAAGCTAGATTTGTTCATGATAAAGTGATAGATGAGGATTGGTGGGAAAAGGTTGATTACATCTTTGCTTTTACTGGGCCCATTTATGATATGATCAGAGTTTGTGACACAGACAAACCATGCCTTCatttggtttatgagttgtgggaTTCTATGATTGAAAAGGTGAAGCAAGTTATTTTTGATCATGAAGGAAAGCAAGCAGATGGGTTTTCTCCTTTCTATTATGTGGTTCATCAAATTCTTGTTGATCGTTGGGCAAAGAGCAACACTCCCCTTCATT atTTTATAGTGAAAAATGGCTTCAAGAGGGAGAAGGTAGAATGCCTCCTCATATGGATGGAGAAGTATCAACTGAAAGAATTAAATGTTTTAGGAGGATTTTTTTCTAATGAAGATGAGCGAATTAGAGCAAATGATCAAtttgcaaatttttctttgaaaagtgAACCTTTTGCTGATCCTGATTCTATTAAAAGTATGTATGTTACAGATCCTAGGAAATGGTGGGCATGTTTTGGTTCTAATGCACATTTACTTCAAATGTTGGCTTTTAAA AAGGATAAATTAACTCTAAAATGTGTTGAGGACTTGGTTTTTATCTATAATAATCGTCGTCTTCTGTCGATAAACTCCTCCCAATATTATGATGAGAAGATAAAATTGTGGGATGTTGGTGGTGATCAATTTAGGAGTATGGAAGATGTGGGAGTTCTTGAATTTGTCAACCTTTCATTGGATGAACCAGAGTTAGAGTCTGTTTTATTTGATGACAATGCAACTACATGCATGATGAAGGAGAAAGACAGTGAAGTTGAGGAAATGTCATAA
- the LOC110671030 gene encoding aspartic proteinase-like protein 1 isoform X1: MAARSLLILVMASLLVGESLEITFSSKLIHRFSDEMKTLRVSKYGSLSMRNLWPEKKSVEYYQKLVSSDFQRQKMKLGPHYNFLFPSEGSKTMSLGNDFGWLHYTWIDIGTPHVSFLVALDAGSDLLWVPCDCVQCAPLSASYYNSLDRDLNEYSPSHSSTSKHLSCSHRLCESGPNCKSPKQPCPYAIDYYTENTSSSGLLLEDILHLASDGDNALNASVQAAVVIGCGMKQSGGYLDGVAPDGLMGLGLSEISVPSFLAKAGLIRNSFSMCFDEDDSGRIFFGDQGPTTQQSTPFLTLNGNYTTYIVGVEACCVGSSCLKQTSFRALVDTGTSFTFLPEDVYERVTEEFDRQVNVTISSFDGYHWKYCYKSSSKDSPKVPSVKLIFPLNNSFVIHNPVFMIYGMQGVAGFCLAIQPTDEDIGTIGQNFMTGYRVVFDRENLKLGWSRSDCEGRSDGKRMPLTSPSGAPANPLPTNEQQSTPGGHAVSPAVAGRAPSKPSAASARLLTSQFCLLKSLLVVVVLHVLV; the protein is encoded by the exons ATGGCGGCTCGATCTCTGCTTATTTTGGTAATGGCGAGCCTTCTTGTGGGGGAGAGCTTAGAAATTACATTCTCGTCGAAGCTGATTCACCGGTTCTCTGACGAAATGAAGACGCTTAGGGTTTCGAAGTACGGAAGCTTGAGCATGAGGAACTTGTGGCCTGAGAAGAAGAGTGTGGAGTATTACCAGAAGCTCGTGAGCAGTGACTTCCAGAGGCAGAAGATGAAGCTTGGACCTCATTACAATTTTCTCTTCCCTTCCGAAGGCAGCAAAACGATGTCGCTTGGAAATGACTTTGGATG GTTGCACTACACCTGGATTGATATAGGGACACCTCATGTGTCATTTCTTGTTGCACTGGATGCTGGAAGTGATCTACTCTGGGTGCCTTGCGATTGCGTGCAATGTGCCCCCCTATCTGCAAGTTACTATAACAGTCTG GATAGAGATCTGAATGAATATAGTCCTTCTCATTCAAGTACCAGCAAGCACCTATCTTGCAGCCATCGGTTATGTGAATCAGGTCCGAACTGCAAAAGCCCTAAACAGCCATGCCCTTACGCTATTGATTATTACACAGAAAACACATCAAGTTCTGGATTGCTGCTTGAGGACATATTACATCTTGCATCAGATGGTGATAATGCATTAAATGCTTCTGTGCAGGCTGCAGTGGTCATAGG ATGTGGCATGAAGCAAAGTGGTGGTTACTTGGACGGGGTTGCACCTGATGGTCTGATGGGTTTAGGACTGTCAGAAATTTCAGTTCCCAGTTTTCTTGCTAAAGCAGGAttgatcagaaactctttctcaatGTGCTTTGATGAGGATGATTCTGGGAGAATATTTTTTGGTGATCAGGGACCAACAACCCAGCAATCTACTCCATTCCTCACTCTAAATGGGAATTA CACAACATACATCGTGGGAGTGGAGGCCTGTTGTGTTGGCAGTTCTTGCCTTAAGCAGACAAGCTTTAGGGCACTAGTTGATACTGGCACATCATTCACATTTCTTCCAGAAGATGTTTATGAAAGAGTTACTGAGGAG TTTGACCGACAAGTGAATGTTACGATCTCCAGCTTTGACGGTTATCACTGGAAGTATTGTTACAAATCCAG TTCAAAGGACTCGCCCAAGGTGCCATCTGTGAAGCTCATTTTCCCGTTAAACAACAGCTTTGTGATCCATAATCCTGTTTTTATGATCTATGGCATGCAG GGAGTTGCTGGATTTTGTTTAGCCATTCAACCAACTGATGAAGATATTGGAACCATTGGAC AAAATTTCATGACGGGATATCGAGTGGTGTTTGATAGGGAAAATTTGAAGTTGGGATGGTCACGCTCCGATT GTGAAGGTCGAAGTGATGGCAAGAGGATGCCTCTTACTTCTCCCAGTGGGGCACCAGCTAACCCATTACCAACAAATGAGCAGCAGAGCACTCCTGGAGGACATGCGGTTTCACCTGCTGTTGCTGGAAGAGCTCCATCTAAACCATCAGCTGCCTCAGCCCGGCTACTTACATCCCAGTTTTGTTTGTTGAAGTCATTGCTGGTAGTGGTGGTGCTTCATGTACTTGTTTAG
- the LOC110671030 gene encoding aspartic proteinase-like protein 1 isoform X2 — translation MAARSLLILVMASLLVGESLEITFSSKLIHRFSDEMKTLRVSKYGSLSMRNLWPEKKSVEYYQKLVSSDFQRQKMKLGPHYNFLFPSEGSKTMSLGNDFGWLHYTWIDIGTPHVSFLVALDAGSDLLWVPCDCVQCAPLSASYYNSLDRDLNEYSPSHSSTSKHLSCSHRLCESGPNCKSPKQPCPYAIDYYTENTSSSGLLLEDILHLASDGDNALNASVQAAVVIGCGMKQSGGYLDGVAPDGLMGLGLSEISVPSFLAKAGLIRNSFSMCFDEDDSGRIFFGDQGPTTQQSTPFLTLNGNYTTYIVGVEACCVGSSCLKQTSFRALVDTGTSFTFLPEDVYERVTEEFDRQVNVTISSFDGYHWKYCYKSSSKDSPKVPSVKLIFPLNNSFVIHNPVFMIYGMQGVAGFCLAIQPTDEDIGTIGQNFMTGYRVVFDRENLKLGWSRSDCEFSGLCYYFSR, via the exons ATGGCGGCTCGATCTCTGCTTATTTTGGTAATGGCGAGCCTTCTTGTGGGGGAGAGCTTAGAAATTACATTCTCGTCGAAGCTGATTCACCGGTTCTCTGACGAAATGAAGACGCTTAGGGTTTCGAAGTACGGAAGCTTGAGCATGAGGAACTTGTGGCCTGAGAAGAAGAGTGTGGAGTATTACCAGAAGCTCGTGAGCAGTGACTTCCAGAGGCAGAAGATGAAGCTTGGACCTCATTACAATTTTCTCTTCCCTTCCGAAGGCAGCAAAACGATGTCGCTTGGAAATGACTTTGGATG GTTGCACTACACCTGGATTGATATAGGGACACCTCATGTGTCATTTCTTGTTGCACTGGATGCTGGAAGTGATCTACTCTGGGTGCCTTGCGATTGCGTGCAATGTGCCCCCCTATCTGCAAGTTACTATAACAGTCTG GATAGAGATCTGAATGAATATAGTCCTTCTCATTCAAGTACCAGCAAGCACCTATCTTGCAGCCATCGGTTATGTGAATCAGGTCCGAACTGCAAAAGCCCTAAACAGCCATGCCCTTACGCTATTGATTATTACACAGAAAACACATCAAGTTCTGGATTGCTGCTTGAGGACATATTACATCTTGCATCAGATGGTGATAATGCATTAAATGCTTCTGTGCAGGCTGCAGTGGTCATAGG ATGTGGCATGAAGCAAAGTGGTGGTTACTTGGACGGGGTTGCACCTGATGGTCTGATGGGTTTAGGACTGTCAGAAATTTCAGTTCCCAGTTTTCTTGCTAAAGCAGGAttgatcagaaactctttctcaatGTGCTTTGATGAGGATGATTCTGGGAGAATATTTTTTGGTGATCAGGGACCAACAACCCAGCAATCTACTCCATTCCTCACTCTAAATGGGAATTA CACAACATACATCGTGGGAGTGGAGGCCTGTTGTGTTGGCAGTTCTTGCCTTAAGCAGACAAGCTTTAGGGCACTAGTTGATACTGGCACATCATTCACATTTCTTCCAGAAGATGTTTATGAAAGAGTTACTGAGGAG TTTGACCGACAAGTGAATGTTACGATCTCCAGCTTTGACGGTTATCACTGGAAGTATTGTTACAAATCCAG TTCAAAGGACTCGCCCAAGGTGCCATCTGTGAAGCTCATTTTCCCGTTAAACAACAGCTTTGTGATCCATAATCCTGTTTTTATGATCTATGGCATGCAG GGAGTTGCTGGATTTTGTTTAGCCATTCAACCAACTGATGAAGATATTGGAACCATTGGAC AAAATTTCATGACGGGATATCGAGTGGTGTTTGATAGGGAAAATTTGAAGTTGGGATGGTCACGCTCCGATTGTGAGTTTTCTGGCCTTTGTTACTATTTTTCAAG GTGA